From the genome of Bacteroides sp. MSB163, one region includes:
- a CDS encoding DUF6078 family protein, which translates to MKAYFNYDMVPLNYIHCLNSACTRGESCLRHLVALHVPQNLKSVVAVNPSNYPADAGNCPYFRSTVKRRYAWGISTLFDNIPYKKALMLKRMVRDIYPQTTYYRILHAERGLSPAEQERIAGLFLRAGITETPVFDSYLEEYDWDECHVPKARTTL; encoded by the coding sequence ATGAAAGCTTACTTTAATTATGATATGGTGCCTTTGAATTATATTCATTGCCTCAATTCCGCCTGTACGCGAGGCGAAAGTTGTTTGCGCCACCTTGTCGCGTTGCATGTGCCGCAGAATTTGAAGAGCGTTGTGGCGGTAAACCCGTCCAACTATCCGGCGGATGCCGGAAATTGCCCCTACTTTCGGAGCACCGTGAAACGTCGCTATGCCTGGGGCATCAGTACCCTTTTCGATAACATTCCTTATAAGAAAGCCTTGATGCTGAAAAGGATGGTTCGCGATATCTATCCCCAAACCACTTATTACCGTATCTTGCATGCGGAACGCGGGCTCTCGCCGGCAGAACAGGAGCGGATTGCCGGACTTTTCCTGCGGGCGGGTATCACGGAAACTCCCGTGTTCGACAGTTATCTTGAAGAGTATGATTGGGATGAATGTCATGTACCGAAAGCGAGAACCACGCTCTAA